A DNA window from Paraburkholderia sp. PGU19 contains the following coding sequences:
- a CDS encoding ABC transporter substrate-binding protein, producing the protein MMKKVAVALVSACLVGGYASAVEPAIAPATGAVPQRIVLLVDEIKAIRNFPVVLAERLGYLNDGRMAVTVMNIRDDVSTADMLTDGRVDAVVAYYHHNVVNQAHGIDTEAVVTLGVTPGAKVLVANQAKEKYKSVADLKGARFIAGGTGSSKSTVANALILAGGHGIGEYIRLGTDGKEKNVDALRDGAADFVVAPTPDGDVYESKGWPRCSRI; encoded by the coding sequence ATGATGAAAAAGGTCGCAGTCGCCTTGGTATCCGCGTGCCTCGTCGGCGGCTACGCGTCGGCCGTCGAACCGGCCATAGCACCCGCAACGGGAGCGGTACCCCAACGTATCGTCTTGCTCGTTGACGAGATCAAGGCGATCCGCAATTTCCCAGTCGTGTTGGCTGAGCGTCTAGGCTACCTGAACGACGGCCGGATGGCCGTCACGGTGATGAACATACGCGACGACGTTTCGACTGCCGATATGCTAACGGACGGGCGCGTCGACGCGGTGGTCGCCTACTACCATCACAACGTTGTCAATCAGGCGCACGGCATCGACACGGAGGCTGTAGTCACGCTTGGCGTGACGCCGGGCGCGAAGGTGCTCGTGGCGAATCAGGCCAAAGAAAAATACAAGAGCGTGGCCGACCTCAAGGGCGCGCGCTTTATCGCGGGCGGCACGGGGTCGTCGAAAAGCACCGTCGCGAATGCGCTCATACTCGCGGGCGGTCACGGGATCGGGGAATATATACGGCTCGGCACCGACGGCAAAGAGAAGAACGTCGATGCGCTGCGCGATGGCGCAGCCGATTTCGTCGTCGCGCCGACGCCTGACGGCGACGTTTACGAGTCGAAAGGGTGGCCACGGTGTTCGCGGATCTGA
- a CDS encoding 2Fe-2S iron-sulfur cluster binding domain-containing protein, with product MSTGKVYRISEHKTVTASLAEYGVRIPTSCDQGICGTCVTRVIAGKVEHFDCVLTDAEREQHGYFTPCCSRAKGDLLVLDI from the coding sequence GTGAGTACGGGCAAGGTGTACAGGATTTCAGAGCACAAGACCGTCACCGCGTCGCTGGCCGAGTACGGCGTCAGGATCCCGACGTCTTGCGATCAGGGCATTTGCGGTACGTGCGTCACTCGTGTGATTGCAGGCAAAGTCGAGCATTTCGACTGCGTGTTGACGGACGCCGAGCGTGAGCAACACGGGTATTTCACGCCATGCTGCTCGCGCGCGAAGGGCGATCTGCTCGTGCTGGACATCTGA
- a CDS encoding PepSY domain-containing protein translates to MKFAFRPLVLQIHRWCGLTTGLVTLVTAITGASIVFRPDLEPALNRDLLTVPTCAERLSLDTLVANAAASRPRATLNYVRIIAGKVGAPRIPSTMIRFTDQYFVFVDPCTGRVLGERSRYGGLLGTLEQIHRFRFMKHGSLITGTSAIIFGLLIIVGGVALWWPRTRRGWRHAFTLRSDSRSPMSTYRLHRTAGAYASAILLSMVLTGLPWAFDWYAHCIYTIVGSPQPMKPPKSTAPANGATRLSLDSFLRTAQSLSPDPQDALLHIPEKLRDPVEMYLIERDAPHANARTMLFMDAYTGKVLRFIPYSKSSLGHKAYFWALSWHTGALGGIFGQLLLLFGAFAVPALAYTGIRNFLRRGQGTALAKARMMVRVAKTTVEADGVRAFELTDRKGRKLPPFAAGAHIDVHLGDGLVRQYSLCNDARERHRYLIAVLRVERSRGGSAAMHERIREGDLLEIGLPSNNFALDESAPHSLLLAGGIGITPILAMAERLARRRAVFEMHYCARSRSRAAFLRRLAQAPLAGRVRYHFSDERADQRFDIDRVLDSQSSSTHLYVCGPTGFIDAVLYAARHRGWPERQLHCERFGSNAQKPPRRVRSTSSS, encoded by the coding sequence ATGAAATTCGCGTTTCGTCCTCTCGTTCTGCAAATCCATCGTTGGTGCGGCTTGACCACCGGACTCGTGACTCTCGTGACTGCGATCACGGGCGCATCGATCGTGTTTCGTCCCGATCTCGAGCCTGCGCTCAATCGTGACCTGCTGACGGTGCCGACCTGCGCGGAACGCTTGTCGCTCGACACGCTGGTCGCGAATGCCGCCGCGTCGCGGCCTCGCGCGACCCTCAATTACGTCCGGATCATTGCGGGCAAAGTGGGCGCGCCGCGCATACCGTCCACGATGATCCGTTTCACCGATCAGTATTTCGTCTTTGTTGATCCGTGCACAGGCCGGGTATTAGGCGAGCGCTCGCGCTACGGCGGCCTGCTCGGCACGCTCGAGCAAATTCATCGTTTTCGCTTCATGAAGCATGGCAGCCTGATTACCGGTACTAGCGCGATCATATTCGGGTTGCTGATCATTGTCGGCGGAGTCGCGCTCTGGTGGCCGCGCACGCGTCGCGGCTGGCGGCACGCTTTCACGCTCAGGTCTGACTCGCGAAGCCCCATGTCCACCTATCGCCTGCATCGGACCGCCGGCGCCTATGCGAGCGCAATTCTGCTGTCAATGGTGCTGACGGGACTGCCGTGGGCCTTCGACTGGTACGCGCACTGCATCTATACGATCGTTGGGTCCCCACAACCGATGAAGCCGCCGAAGTCGACCGCGCCTGCGAACGGGGCAACGCGCCTGTCGCTCGATTCGTTCTTGCGCACAGCGCAGTCGCTATCGCCTGATCCCCAGGACGCACTTCTTCACATCCCTGAGAAGTTACGCGATCCGGTCGAGATGTACTTGATCGAGCGTGACGCGCCGCATGCGAATGCACGCACGATGCTGTTTATGGACGCCTACACGGGCAAGGTGCTGCGCTTCATTCCGTATTCGAAGAGCAGCCTCGGACACAAGGCGTACTTCTGGGCGTTGTCGTGGCATACGGGCGCGCTCGGTGGAATATTCGGGCAACTGCTCCTGCTGTTCGGCGCGTTCGCCGTACCCGCGCTCGCGTACACGGGCATCCGCAACTTCCTGCGCCGAGGGCAGGGCACGGCATTGGCAAAGGCCCGTATGATGGTGCGCGTCGCGAAGACGACAGTCGAGGCCGACGGCGTGCGTGCGTTCGAACTGACCGATCGGAAGGGACGCAAGCTACCGCCGTTCGCGGCCGGCGCCCATATCGACGTGCACCTCGGCGACGGCCTCGTGCGCCAATATTCGCTGTGCAACGATGCGCGGGAGCGGCATCGTTATCTAATTGCAGTGCTGCGCGTTGAACGCTCGCGAGGCGGATCGGCAGCGATGCACGAGCGCATCCGCGAAGGCGACCTGCTCGAGATCGGCCTGCCGAGCAATAACTTCGCGCTCGACGAGTCCGCACCGCACTCGTTGTTGCTTGCAGGCGGCATTGGGATCACCCCAATTCTTGCCATGGCGGAGCGGCTCGCGCGGCGACGAGCCGTTTTCGAGATGCACTACTGCGCGCGTTCGCGCTCGCGCGCGGCATTCCTGCGACGGCTCGCGCAAGCGCCGCTCGCGGGCCGCGTGCGGTACCACTTCAGCGATGAGCGTGCTGACCAGCGATTCGACATCGATCGCGTGCTCGACAGTCAGTCGTCGAGCACGCATCTGTACGTCTGCGGCCCCACCGGCTTCATTGACGCGGTGCTATACGCGGCGCGCCACCGCGGCTGGCCCGAGCGGCAGTTGCATTGCGAGCGTTTCGGGTCAAATGCACAAAAGCCCCCACGACGCGTGCGTTCGACGTCAAGCTCGTGA